One stretch of Chryseobacterium sp. LJ668 DNA includes these proteins:
- a CDS encoding HD domain-containing protein has product MQNKLKIINDPVHGFIKIPHEILFDIIEHPYFQRLRRISQTGLLNLIFPGATHTRFHHALGAMHLMFTALETLKQKGIQISEEEEKGAMLAILMHDIGHGPFSHALENMLMDDWHHENLSLLLMNRLNDEFNGQLSTAIEMFQGKYQRKFFNQLISSQLDVDRLDYLKRDSFFTGVSEGNVNTERIISMMNVCENELVIDAKGVYSIENFLTARMFMYWQVYYHKTSALAEFILVKILQRAKYLALQGVDLPATDNLKYFLNREKSKETHEDVERFTQMDDNDIIHAMKLWQTSDDFILSYWCKCVIQRNLPKTIISSQPFTREFVEEKIKSTNEFLGISNAHELVYEIERSLLPYNSEKQPIYLLQKSGKVLRLEESEDQLLSGLISSKTTRYILTFPRF; this is encoded by the coding sequence ATGCAAAACAAGCTTAAAATTATCAACGATCCCGTTCACGGTTTTATAAAAATCCCTCACGAGATTTTATTTGATATTATAGAACATCCTTATTTTCAGAGATTAAGAAGGATTTCGCAAACCGGACTATTAAATTTAATTTTTCCAGGGGCCACGCATACAAGATTTCATCATGCTTTGGGTGCAATGCATCTGATGTTTACTGCCTTGGAAACTTTAAAGCAAAAAGGAATTCAGATTTCAGAAGAGGAGGAGAAAGGGGCGATGCTCGCAATTTTGATGCATGATATCGGTCACGGTCCATTTTCTCATGCATTGGAAAATATGTTGATGGACGATTGGCATCACGAAAATCTTTCATTATTATTAATGAACAGATTGAATGATGAGTTTAATGGCCAATTATCAACAGCGATAGAAATGTTTCAGGGAAAATACCAGAGGAAATTTTTCAATCAGTTGATCAGTTCACAATTAGATGTCGACCGGTTGGATTATCTAAAAAGGGACAGCTTTTTCACAGGGGTTTCGGAAGGAAATGTGAATACCGAAAGAATTATATCGATGATGAATGTCTGTGAAAATGAATTGGTTATTGATGCCAAAGGTGTTTATTCTATTGAAAATTTTCTCACAGCAAGAATGTTTATGTACTGGCAGGTATATTATCACAAAACATCAGCATTGGCAGAATTTATTTTGGTTAAAATTTTACAGAGAGCAAAATATCTGGCTTTACAGGGTGTAGATCTACCAGCAACCGACAATTTAAAATACTTTCTGAATCGTGAAAAAAGTAAAGAAACTCACGAAGATGTAGAGAGGTTTACTCAAATGGATGATAATGATATTATCCATGCTATGAAATTGTGGCAGACTTCAGATGATTTTATTCTGTCATACTGGTGTAAGTGTGTGATTCAGAGAAATCTTCCAAAAACCATTATTTCTTCCCAGCCATTCACCCGGGAATTTGTTGAGGAAAAAATCAAAAGCACCAATGAATTTTTAGGAATAAGCAATGCCCACGAGCTTGTATATGAAATCGAAAGAAGCCTGCTGCCTTATAATTCCGAAAAACAGCCTATTTATTTATTACAGAAAAGTGGTAAAGTTTTAAGACTTGAAGAATCTGAAGATCAGCTTTTATCGGGTCTTATAAGTAGCAAAACGACACGGTATATCCTTACTTTTCCAAGATTTTAA
- the lpxD gene encoding UDP-3-O-(3-hydroxymyristoyl)glucosamine N-acyltransferase, with the protein MEFTASQIASFIDGKIIGDENALITGVSPIESGETGHLSFIAQERFSHYLDTSNCSVLIVSEDILAKDIYNQTIIAVKDAYLSFQVLMNLYQEMQGRKEGVEDGASIHETAVIGEKAYVGAFTYISEKAKIGEGSQIYPQVYIGKGVKIGKNCKIDSGARIYDYCIIGDNCVIHSNTVIGGDGFGFQPTAEGFKKIPQLGNVIIEDDVEIGSNCSIDRATIGSTTIGKGTKIDNLIQIAHNVKIGQNNVIASQTGIAGSTIVGDWNQIGGQVGIVGHIKIGSQVKIQAQSGVNTHVNDKETMYGSPAISYNDYLRSYVHFRNLPGIVKRINNLENNSKDHTNE; encoded by the coding sequence ATGGAATTCACAGCTTCGCAAATTGCGAGTTTTATTGACGGAAAAATTATAGGTGACGAAAATGCACTTATTACAGGAGTTTCACCTATAGAAAGTGGAGAAACAGGGCATCTTTCTTTTATTGCCCAAGAACGTTTTTCACACTATTTAGATACTTCAAACTGTTCTGTTCTTATAGTTTCAGAAGATATTTTAGCCAAAGACATTTACAACCAGACAATTATTGCCGTAAAAGATGCTTATCTTTCTTTTCAGGTTCTGATGAATTTGTATCAGGAAATGCAGGGAAGAAAAGAAGGTGTTGAAGATGGCGCTTCTATTCATGAAACTGCTGTTATAGGGGAAAAAGCTTATGTCGGAGCATTTACTTATATTTCTGAAAAAGCTAAAATTGGGGAGGGATCACAGATTTATCCTCAGGTTTACATAGGAAAAGGAGTTAAAATCGGTAAAAACTGTAAAATTGACAGTGGTGCAAGAATTTACGATTATTGTATCATTGGTGATAATTGTGTGATTCATTCCAACACTGTGATTGGTGGAGACGGTTTTGGTTTTCAGCCGACTGCCGAAGGTTTCAAAAAAATTCCTCAATTGGGGAACGTAATTATTGAAGATGACGTGGAAATTGGCTCAAACTGCAGTATAGACAGGGCCACCATCGGGTCAACCACCATCGGAAAAGGAACTAAAATTGATAATTTGATTCAGATTGCACATAATGTAAAAATCGGTCAGAATAATGTAATTGCCTCGCAGACAGGGATTGCAGGTTCTACAATCGTTGGTGACTGGAACCAGATTGGCGGTCAGGTCGGCATCGTAGGACATATCAAAATAGGAAGCCAAGTGAAGATTCAGGCCCAAAGTGGTGTCAATACTCATGTGAATGATAAAGAAACAATGTATGGTTCGCCGGCAATCAGCTATAATGACTACCTAAGAAGCTACGTACATTTCAGGAATCTTCCTGGAATTGTAAAAAGAATAAATAATCTTGAGAATAACTCAAAAGATCATACTAATGAGTGA
- a CDS encoding bifunctional UDP-3-O-[3-hydroxymyristoyl] N-acetylglucosamine deacetylase/3-hydroxyacyl-ACP dehydratase, whose amino-acid sequence MSDMQKTLQEEVTLSGIGLHTGKEVKLTIKPAKENTGFVFVRTDLEGHPQVEADVNYVVATERGTTLEKLGVKINTCEHLLAALVGCDIDNAILEMDASEAPILDGSSKFFVEAIESVGIVEQKIAREYLVVKEVLSYSDPATGSEITIIPSDNYEITTMVDFGTKVLGTQNATLRNISEFKEEISSARTFSFLHELEMLLDHGLIKGGDISNAIVYVDKDLTPEITEKLKKAFGKDHVSIRPNGILDNLTLNYPNEAARHKLLDVIGDLALCGVKIKGKIIANKPGHFVNTQFAKKLNRQWKLQKKKNVPDFDLTKEPVFDINGIMRLMPHRPPFLLIDKILELSDSHVVGLKNVTMNEPYFVGHFPKEPVMPGVLQVEALAQTGGILVLASVPDPENYSTYFIKMDKVKFKRKVVPGDTMIFKIELIEPIRRGIVHMQGYGYVGDTIAVEAELMAQVAKNKVE is encoded by the coding sequence ATGAGTGATATGCAAAAAACACTTCAGGAAGAGGTTACTCTATCCGGAATTGGCCTTCATACTGGTAAAGAAGTAAAATTGACCATCAAACCTGCCAAAGAAAATACAGGCTTTGTTTTTGTAAGAACAGATTTGGAGGGTCATCCTCAGGTCGAAGCTGATGTAAACTATGTTGTAGCAACTGAAAGAGGAACTACTTTAGAAAAATTAGGCGTAAAGATCAATACTTGTGAACACCTTTTAGCAGCTTTGGTAGGCTGCGATATTGATAACGCAATTTTGGAAATGGATGCTTCTGAAGCTCCAATTTTAGATGGTTCTTCTAAATTTTTCGTAGAAGCAATCGAAAGTGTAGGAATTGTAGAACAGAAAATTGCCAGAGAATATCTGGTGGTAAAAGAAGTTTTAAGCTACAGCGATCCTGCAACCGGTTCAGAAATCACGATTATCCCATCAGATAATTATGAAATTACTACGATGGTAGATTTCGGGACTAAAGTTTTAGGAACTCAAAATGCTACCTTAAGAAATATTTCAGAGTTTAAAGAAGAAATATCTTCTGCCAGAACTTTCAGCTTTTTGCATGAATTAGAAATGCTTCTGGATCACGGTTTGATTAAAGGAGGTGATATTTCTAATGCGATTGTGTATGTTGATAAAGATCTTACACCTGAAATTACCGAAAAATTAAAGAAAGCTTTTGGCAAAGATCATGTTTCTATAAGACCAAATGGTATTCTTGATAATTTGACTCTAAATTATCCAAACGAGGCTGCAAGACATAAATTATTAGATGTAATTGGTGATTTAGCATTGTGCGGAGTTAAAATAAAAGGTAAAATAATCGCCAATAAGCCGGGACATTTCGTAAATACACAGTTCGCTAAAAAGCTGAACCGTCAGTGGAAATTACAGAAAAAGAAAAACGTTCCCGATTTTGATTTAACAAAAGAACCTGTATTTGATATTAACGGAATTATGAGACTGATGCCTCACCGACCGCCGTTTTTATTAATAGATAAAATTCTTGAATTGTCTGATTCTCATGTGGTCGGTTTAAAGAATGTCACCATGAATGAGCCTTACTTTGTAGGTCACTTTCCAAAAGAACCGGTAATGCCTGGAGTTCTACAGGTTGAAGCCTTGGCACAGACAGGAGGTATTTTGGTTTTAGCCAGTGTTCCAGACCCTGAAAACTATTCCACTTATTTCATTAAAATGGATAAAGTGAAATTCAAGAGAAAAGTAGTTCCCGGTGATACTATGATTTTCAAAATTGAATTGATTGAGCCTATCAGAAGAGGTATCGTACATATGCAGGGTTACGGATATGTGGGTGATACAATCGCTGTTGAAGCTGAGCTAATGGCACAGGTTGCAAAAAATAAAGTTGAGTAA
- the lpxA gene encoding acyl-ACP--UDP-N-acetylglucosamine O-acyltransferase, giving the protein MIHQLAAVDKRAKISKNVIVEPFTTIAGDVEIGEGTWIGSNVTIMDGARIGKNCRIFPGTVISAIPQDLKFDGEDTQTIIGDETTIRECVTVNRGTKALGYTKIGDNCLIMATSHIAHDCIIGDHVIIVNGCGIAGHVEIGDFTVMGGLSAVHQFGKIGKHVMISGGTLVRKDIPPYVKVAREPMSYAGINSVGLRRRGFTNDKIFEIQKIYRAIFQMKMNVSQAVSHIEKEMLPTAERDEILQFIQNSPRGIVKGYGTGKE; this is encoded by the coding sequence ATGATTCATCAATTAGCTGCCGTTGATAAACGTGCAAAAATCAGTAAAAATGTAATTGTAGAACCCTTTACTACCATTGCAGGTGATGTGGAAATAGGTGAAGGTACCTGGATCGGCTCTAATGTAACCATTATGGATGGTGCAAGAATTGGAAAAAACTGCAGAATCTTCCCCGGAACCGTTATTTCTGCTATTCCTCAGGATCTGAAATTTGACGGAGAAGATACCCAGACGATCATCGGTGACGAAACCACAATCAGAGAATGTGTTACCGTCAACAGAGGAACAAAAGCTTTAGGTTATACTAAAATTGGTGACAACTGTCTGATTATGGCAACTTCGCACATTGCACATGACTGTATTATTGGTGATCATGTAATCATTGTAAATGGTTGCGGAATTGCCGGTCACGTAGAAATAGGTGACTTTACCGTTATGGGTGGCTTAAGTGCCGTTCACCAGTTTGGGAAAATCGGTAAGCATGTAATGATCTCCGGTGGTACTTTGGTAAGAAAAGACATTCCACCCTATGTAAAAGTTGCCCGTGAGCCAATGTCATATGCAGGAATCAATTCTGTGGGTTTAAGAAGAAGAGGGTTTACCAACGATAAGATTTTTGAAATTCAGAAAATTTACAGAGCGATCTTTCAAATGAAAATGAATGTCTCACAGGCAGTTTCTCACATCGAAAAAGAAATGCTACCTACCGCAGAAAGAGACGAAATTCTGCAGTTTATCCAAAATTCTCCGAGAGGTATCGTAAAAGGATACGGAACTGGAAAAGAATAA
- the efp gene encoding elongation factor P, translating to MATSNDIRKGLCIEFSNDIFKVIEFMHVKPGKGPAFVRTKMKSVTNGKVLDNTFSAGHKIDEVKVITRKFQYLYDDENGFHFMNNEDFSQLYLGKEMIENSNLMKAGEEVTIILKEADETPLSAELPQSVYLEVIEADPGVKGNTATNALKNAIVETGARVMVPLFIEAGDKIKVSTEDGSYLERVKE from the coding sequence ATGGCAACAAGTAACGATATAAGAAAAGGTCTTTGCATAGAATTTAGCAATGATATCTTTAAAGTAATCGAATTTATGCACGTGAAACCAGGTAAAGGTCCTGCTTTCGTAAGAACAAAAATGAAGTCTGTAACCAACGGAAAAGTGCTTGATAATACTTTTTCTGCAGGACACAAAATTGACGAAGTAAAGGTAATCACCAGAAAATTCCAATATCTTTATGATGATGAGAATGGTTTCCACTTTATGAATAACGAGGATTTTTCTCAATTATATTTGGGTAAAGAAATGATTGAAAACTCTAATCTCATGAAAGCAGGTGAAGAAGTTACAATTATTTTAAAGGAAGCTGATGAGACTCCTTTATCTGCAGAACTTCCTCAGTCTGTGTACCTAGAAGTAATAGAAGCTGATCCGGGTGTAAAAGGTAATACTGCAACCAACGCTTTAAAAAACGCTATCGTTGAAACAGGAGCAAGAGTAATGGTTCCTTTATTTATTGAAGCGGGCGACAAAATCAAGGTAAGCACAGAAGACGGTTCTTACTTAGAAAGAGTAAAAGAATAA
- a CDS encoding UDP-3-O-(3-hydroxymyristoyl)glucosamine N-acyltransferase yields MTFHQPQKLKTIADLIGAKFVGSEDFPILGTNEIHRVKSGEIVFVNHPKYYDKALNSAATIILIDKEVECPEGKALLVSQDPFRDFNKINTHFTRIYNFTEERHDIEIGEGTKIHPSAVLGNNITIGKNTLIFPNVVIGDRTVIGDNVIIQSNTVLGGDAFYYRKLDGNFDRLISVGNVIIENHVEIGNSCTIDRGVTDSTVIGEGSVLDNQIQIGHDTVIGKKCLIASQVGIAGCCIIGDEVTLWGQVGIASGNSIESGSVILGKTGVNRDLKKGTYIGMFAEDFKTYLKKEVKLRNLE; encoded by the coding sequence ATGACGTTTCATCAGCCACAAAAACTGAAAACCATAGCAGATCTTATCGGGGCAAAATTTGTAGGTTCCGAAGACTTTCCTATTTTAGGAACAAACGAAATTCACAGAGTGAAATCCGGCGAAATTGTTTTCGTCAATCATCCGAAATATTACGACAAAGCTTTAAACTCTGCTGCTACTATTATCCTAATCGATAAAGAAGTAGAGTGTCCGGAAGGAAAAGCACTTTTAGTTTCGCAAGATCCGTTTAGGGATTTCAATAAAATTAATACTCACTTCACCAGAATCTATAATTTCACCGAAGAAAGGCACGATATCGAAATCGGTGAGGGTACAAAAATCCATCCTTCCGCAGTTCTTGGAAACAATATTACCATTGGAAAAAACACATTGATTTTTCCAAATGTTGTCATCGGAGACCGCACCGTAATCGGAGATAATGTAATTATACAATCTAACACTGTTTTAGGAGGCGATGCATTTTATTACAGAAAATTAGATGGAAATTTTGACCGTTTAATTTCGGTAGGAAACGTCATCATTGAAAACCATGTAGAAATCGGCAACAGCTGTACTATTGACAGAGGAGTTACAGATTCTACGGTCATTGGCGAAGGTTCGGTTTTAGATAATCAGATTCAAATCGGTCACGATACGGTGATTGGCAAAAAGTGCCTTATTGCTTCTCAAGTAGGTATTGCAGGCTGTTGTATAATAGGTGACGAAGTTACTTTATGGGGACAGGTCGGTATTGCTTCAGGTAACAGTATTGAAAGCGGTTCTGTAATTTTAGGAAAAACAGGAGTCAACAGAGATCTTAAAAAAGGTACCTATATCGGGATGTTTGCAGAAGATTTTAAAACATATCTCAAAAAAGAGGTGAAACTCAGAAATCTCGAATAA
- the sucD gene encoding succinate--CoA ligase subunit alpha — translation MSILVNKDSKVIVQGFTGNEGTFHAGQMIEYGTNVVGGVTPGKGGSEHLGKPVFNTVADAVSKAGANVSIIFVPPAFAADAIMEAAEAGIKVIVCITEGIPVADMVKVKSYIADRECRLIGPNCPGIITSDEAKIGIMPGFVFKKGKVGIVSKSGTLTYEAADQVVKAGYGVSTAIGIGGDPIIGTTTREALELFINDPETEAVVMIGEIGGGLEAEAARWYKASGSTKPVVGFIAGQTAPKGRTMGHAGAIVGGDEDTAQAKMEIMRENGINVVDSPADIGVTVAKVLG, via the coding sequence ATGTCAATTTTAGTAAACAAAGATTCTAAAGTAATTGTACAAGGTTTTACAGGTAACGAAGGTACTTTCCATGCAGGTCAGATGATTGAATACGGAACTAACGTAGTAGGCGGTGTTACTCCAGGAAAAGGGGGAAGCGAGCACTTAGGAAAGCCGGTATTTAATACGGTTGCCGATGCTGTTTCAAAAGCCGGGGCTAATGTAAGTATCATTTTTGTGCCGCCTGCATTTGCTGCAGATGCTATCATGGAAGCTGCTGAAGCAGGTATCAAAGTAATCGTTTGTATTACAGAAGGTATTCCGGTTGCAGATATGGTAAAAGTAAAATCTTATATCGCTGACAGAGAATGCAGATTGATCGGGCCAAACTGCCCGGGAATCATCACTTCTGATGAAGCTAAAATTGGTATTATGCCAGGTTTCGTTTTCAAAAAAGGAAAAGTGGGGATCGTTTCAAAATCAGGAACTCTTACTTACGAAGCTGCTGATCAGGTTGTAAAAGCTGGTTACGGTGTTTCTACAGCAATCGGAATTGGCGGTGACCCGATCATCGGGACTACGACAAGAGAAGCTTTAGAATTATTCATCAACGATCCGGAGACTGAAGCGGTTGTAATGATCGGTGAGATCGGTGGTGGTCTTGAAGCTGAGGCTGCAAGATGGTATAAAGCAAGTGGTTCTACAAAGCCGGTAGTTGGTTTTATCGCCGGACAAACTGCTCCTAAAGGCAGAACAATGGGTCACGCTGGTGCTATTGTTGGAGGTGATGAAGATACAGCTCAGGCTAAAATGGAAATCATGAGAGAAAACGGTATCAATGTAGTAGATTCCCCTGCTGACATTGGTGTTACTGTAGCTAAAGTTTTAGGATAA
- a CDS encoding porin family protein produces the protein MKKFLLLSALALSATSFAQIDFSSTRFGVTAGGNYSRVKNAHNPSGARFAFQGGVLALIPMGGANQFYLQPEVTYYGAGESGKDKNAKNADGYDAMYANNYLSVPIYFKGYFSEAESEFFGMIGPRFNFLLSQNVKNVPAGRPYYDPDVSVPENPQISGKASSFNFAVGIGVGYSYKRQLELALKYDLGVSNTYPNLIEDFTKDPNTAKKKSEQVLSLSLSYIFE, from the coding sequence ATGAAAAAATTTTTATTACTATCAGCTTTAGCACTTTCTGCCACATCTTTCGCGCAGATCGATTTCAGCAGCACAAGATTTGGTGTTACTGCTGGTGGAAACTATTCCAGAGTTAAAAACGCACACAATCCTTCCGGAGCAAGATTTGCTTTTCAGGGTGGTGTTTTGGCATTAATCCCGATGGGTGGTGCTAATCAGTTTTATCTTCAACCTGAGGTTACCTACTACGGAGCGGGAGAATCCGGTAAAGATAAAAATGCTAAAAATGCCGATGGTTATGATGCAATGTATGCGAATAATTATCTGAGTGTGCCGATTTACTTCAAAGGATATTTTTCTGAAGCAGAATCAGAATTTTTTGGAATGATCGGTCCGAGATTTAATTTTTTATTAAGTCAGAATGTTAAGAACGTACCTGCAGGAAGACCTTATTATGACCCTGATGTGAGTGTTCCTGAGAATCCACAAATCAGCGGAAAAGCAAGCAGCTTTAATTTTGCAGTTGGTATAGGAGTAGGATATAGCTACAAAAGACAGCTCGAATTGGCTTTGAAATATGACTTGGGGGTTTCCAATACTTACCCGAATCTGATTGAAGATTTTACCAAAGACCCGAATACGGCAAAAAAGAAATCTGAGCAGGTTCTTAGCTTAAGTTTAAGTTATATTTTTGAATAA
- a CDS encoding ABC transporter permease, whose product MNNIYLITKREFLTQVKKKSFILLTLLAPLMIIGFGAVIGLMFKANESHNVIEVVDNSGLFKNQLKSNDKLEYIFIPIADEKSKIQNLKGNESLDGILILPQIMSQNFDDLEKNIRLIVNTKIGLDTKQRIISDISNVIKKEKIKQLGIAESQLDNLDKSFELKTINVSEDNKEDSDLAFGVKTGLSLGLMYVTFMFIIIYGVRVMRSVLEEKNNRVVEIIISSVKPFELMMGKILGVTMVALTQFIIWISMSVVGALILNTGFSSIQKNIPGGDAEISDKLDIAQIATQVSHSLLDLNFPLIIFVFIVFFLLGYIFYSSIYAAIGSAVDNETETQQFTLFAILPLTLGMYGSFSLMNNPDGPLGFWLSIIPFTSPVAMIARIPYGVPAWEIALSIFLLLATTIFMIFLAGKIYRVGILMYGNKATLKEIWKWIRS is encoded by the coding sequence ATGAACAATATATATTTAATTACAAAAAGAGAATTTCTTACACAGGTAAAGAAAAAATCTTTCATTTTACTTACTCTACTGGCTCCTTTAATGATTATCGGTTTCGGGGCTGTAATCGGATTGATGTTTAAAGCCAACGAGTCGCATAATGTGATTGAAGTAGTTGACAACAGTGGACTTTTCAAAAATCAGCTTAAATCTAATGATAAATTGGAGTATATTTTTATTCCTATCGCTGATGAAAAATCAAAAATCCAAAACCTCAAAGGCAATGAGTCTTTAGATGGAATTTTGATATTGCCCCAGATAATGAGTCAGAATTTTGATGATTTAGAAAAAAATATAAGATTGATTGTCAACACAAAAATCGGTCTTGATACCAAACAAAGAATCATCTCCGATATCAGTAACGTAATTAAGAAAGAGAAGATCAAACAGTTAGGAATAGCAGAATCGCAGCTTGATAATCTTGACAAAAGTTTTGAACTGAAAACCATTAATGTTTCTGAAGATAATAAAGAAGATTCTGATCTTGCTTTCGGAGTAAAGACCGGGTTGAGCCTAGGATTGATGTATGTTACATTTATGTTCATTATCATTTACGGAGTACGGGTTATGAGAAGTGTTTTGGAAGAAAAGAACAACAGAGTAGTAGAAATTATCATCTCTTCCGTAAAGCCTTTTGAACTAATGATGGGAAAAATACTGGGCGTAACGATGGTTGCTCTTACTCAGTTTATTATCTGGATTAGCATGTCTGTAGTCGGAGCCTTAATTTTGAATACCGGTTTTTCATCAATTCAGAAGAATATACCCGGTGGCGATGCAGAAATATCCGACAAACTTGACATTGCACAGATTGCGACACAGGTTTCCCACAGTTTACTGGATTTAAATTTTCCTTTGATCATATTTGTATTTATTGTATTTTTTCTTTTAGGATATATCTTTTACAGCTCAATCTACGCAGCAATCGGCTCTGCAGTTGATAATGAGACAGAAACACAGCAGTTTACTTTATTTGCTATTTTACCTTTAACGTTGGGGATGTACGGAAGTTTTTCTTTGATGAATAATCCTGACGGACCTTTAGGGTTTTGGTTATCTATTATCCCTTTTACTTCACCTGTTGCAATGATTGCCAGAATACCTTATGGTGTTCCTGCCTGGGAAATTGCTTTATCAATTTTCTTATTACTGGCAACGACAATTTTTATGATTTTCTTAGCCGGTAAAATATATAGAGTGGGAATTTTAATGTACGGAAATAAGGCTACGTTAAAGGAGATTTGGAAGTGGATCAGAAGTTAG
- a CDS encoding ABC transporter ATP-binding protein, whose product MLKADHITKTYNAGKKTALEDFSIHVPKGSIYGLLGPNGAGKTSFIRIINQITQADSGDVFINGEKLNPNHIKDIGYMPEERGLYKNMSVGDQILYFGELKGMKKSDALNEAKKWFEKLHIDQWWKKKLSELSKGMAQKIQFVVTVLHRPHLLILDEPFSGFDPVNANLIKDQIIELKNNGTTIILSTHRMESVEEMCDYVALIDNSKKIIDGRVFDVREKFKKNIFGITLSDVNNEKLQHFQNKYEVFNLSEKNNLISFDLKNTVSQNDILLDLVQAGKVRSFDEKIPSMNEVFINAVGNHS is encoded by the coding sequence ATGCTAAAAGCTGATCACATTACTAAAACTTACAACGCCGGAAAGAAAACAGCTTTGGAAGATTTTAGCATTCATGTGCCGAAAGGAAGTATCTATGGTCTTCTGGGACCAAACGGAGCGGGAAAAACATCTTTCATCCGCATTATCAATCAAATTACACAGGCAGATTCCGGAGATGTTTTCATCAATGGAGAAAAGCTGAATCCCAATCATATCAAAGACATCGGATATATGCCTGAAGAAAGAGGTTTATATAAAAACATGAGTGTCGGAGATCAGATTCTCTACTTTGGAGAACTGAAAGGGATGAAAAAGAGTGATGCTTTGAACGAGGCCAAAAAATGGTTTGAGAAACTACATATCGACCAGTGGTGGAAGAAGAAACTGTCTGAACTTTCAAAAGGAATGGCGCAGAAAATACAGTTTGTGGTCACTGTTCTTCACAGACCGCATTTATTGATTCTTGACGAACCCTTTTCAGGTTTTGACCCCGTAAATGCAAATTTGATTAAAGATCAAATCATTGAACTTAAAAATAACGGAACCACCATTATTCTTTCTACCCACAGAATGGAAAGCGTAGAAGAAATGTGTGATTATGTTGCCTTGATTGACAATTCAAAAAAAATAATTGACGGAAGAGTGTTTGACGTAAGAGAAAAATTCAAAAAAAATATTTTTGGAATTACACTTTCTGATGTGAATAATGAAAAGCTTCAGCATTTCCAGAATAAATATGAGGTTTTCAATCTTTCAGAGAAAAACAATCTTATTTCTTTTGATCTGAAAAATACTGTCAGTCAGAATGATATCTTGCTTGATCTTGTACAAGCCGGGAAAGTAAGATCATTTGACGAGAAAATCCCGAGCATGAATGAAGTGTTTATAAATGCCGTTGGTAATCATTCTTAA
- a CDS encoding T9SS type A sorting domain-containing protein produces the protein MKKFLLLIIFMGAFVGFSDNVKAQIKEPSSTSQKSDDGVLTAYPNPAKDFLVVKAKDSSLKIKSVIFYSILGTQVANYNVNANRSEINIEKLKPGKYLIRYMLSDNTQKVTQIVKQ, from the coding sequence ATGAAAAAATTTTTACTTTTAATTATATTTATGGGCGCATTTGTTGGCTTTTCCGACAATGTAAAAGCACAAATAAAAGAACCTTCTTCTACATCACAAAAGTCTGATGATGGAGTTCTTACTGCATACCCGAATCCTGCAAAAGACTTTTTGGTGGTTAAAGCTAAAGATTCTTCGCTAAAAATAAAATCAGTAATATTCTATTCTATATTAGGAACGCAGGTTGCCAATTACAATGTAAATGCAAACAGATCTGAGATCAATATTGAAAAATTAAAACCCGGAAAGTATCTGATCCGCTATATGCTCAGCGATAATACGCAGAAGGTTACTCAAATAGTAAAACAATAA